DNA sequence from the Streptomyces sp. CA-210063 genome:
GTGGTGGGCGGCGGAGGTGTCGGAGTTCTCCGGAGTGAAGGCGGGTACGACGAGTGTGCCGTCGGGGCCCAGGACGTCTCGTAGGGCATCGCTCATGGCGGCGGGAGTCAGCCCGGTGCCGCGGAGGGAGGAGTGCACCATGAGGATGCCGCCGTACTGAATGCCCAACTCCCTCAGGGCGTGCCGAAGTCGGGTGATGTCAGTCATGGAGAGCTGTCCACTCCCTTCTCATTTCGTTGGCCAAGTATGCGCCGCTTTCGGTGAGTTCGGAGGCCGACAGGGCGCTCAGCTCGTCCAGTACGCGCTTCGCTCGTTCCCGTGCCTCGGCGGCTCGGGGTGATGGGGGCGCGGCTTTTCCGATGTGCTCACTGGCCATGTCGAGCAGCCGCCCGGCCCGGTTTCCGGGCACGTTCAGATCGGCGACCTGGCGAAGGGCGGTGAGCCTCGCCCGACGCCCCAGGCGGGGCAGTTCGCGGACGAACTCCTCCTGGCCGAAGTCGACGGCCACGCCGAGTGCGCCGCTGCCTCCGGCGCCGAGCCGTAGGCCGGCTCTGGCGGCGAGCGGGGTGATCGTGGTGGTGGCAGGCGCGTTGATGCCCTGCCGCCAACAGGGATCGCGTCTGTCCAGGAGCGAGTACGCCGCTCGCAGACGCTCGCGGAAGGCGTCCAGGTCGGACGGGCTCAGCGGAGGAGTGGCCGGCGCCGGGTAGCAGTCCCGGTACGGATCGGCGTCGTCGAGCAGGAGCGACGGTCCACTCGTGAGGAGCAGGGATTCCAACGGCCGCCAGTCGGCGCCGTCTTCGTCTTCGCGGGCCCCGGCCCGGCCGGGGTCGGTGCCGCGTATCTGAAAGCCGTCTCCGCTCACCGTGAACTCGACGCGGCCGGGCCGTGACAGCCGTATGGTCCCCAACGTCGGGAGATGCACCACGGGGTCTGACTGGTCCCAGGCCAACGTCACCTCGGCCCGGGCGCGCACCGCGGCAGCCGCGGCCGCCGCCATGAAGCGGGGGAGGTCCATGGGGCCCTGCCGGGAGCGGAGCAGTGACGGACGGAGATAGGGGTGGGAGAGGACCGTGTCGAGGTGACGTGTGGTCGCGTCGTCGGAGTCCAGACGGACCAGGAGTCGCCAGGCCCTGTCCCAATCGGGGTGACCGGTGAGATGTGCGTTCAGGCCTGCCAGCAGGGCACGGTCCAGTTCCAGGTGGGCCAGCCGCAGTGCGTCGGCGTCGGTGACCGCCGGGGCCAGGCCGCGCTCGGTGATCCGCTCCGCGACTCCCTCGATGAACGAGCGCAGGTCCGCGCAGTAGACCGACGGGTTGTCGAAGCCGCGTTCGGCGCTGTACCGGTGGGCGTAGAGGCCTCCACCACAGGACTCGACGACGGGACAGCGCCGGCAGGTCTCGCTCACACCGGCGATGCCGGACTGGCGGGCGCGTACGCCGGGATGCCGGGCGAACTCCTCGAAGCCGTGCCGGAAGACGTCGTAGCCGGTCGCGGGGGCGCCGTCGTACGCGGTCTTGAGTGAGTCGGCCTGCTCGAACGTGCCGTCGGTCTCGATGACCGCGAGGTCGGCCGGCGCGAGGCCCATCGACTCGGTGAGGGAGGGGCCGCCGCGCAGGGTGCTGAGCACCGAGGCGAAGACGCGGACCGGCATGGGGCGTCCCTGCGCCTCCCAGCGGTCGAAGACGCCGAGCAGCCAGTCCGCGTAGGGCGTGGGTGTTCCGACGCGGCCCGGAGGCGGTGCCTCCCAGGTGGCGTGAGGAAGGAGGTAGTCGATCCGGGGCGGAGCGAGGGCGGTCAGGGCGTCGTGCACGGCAACGGGGTCGTTGGCCAGGTCCACGGTGCACAGCAGCCCCTGGAAGAGATGCTCGTATTCCGGGAGACGGAGGAGCTCGAGCCCGCGCAGCACCCGTTCGTAGCTGCTGCGGCCCCGGTGGTCGCGACGGTGGCGGTCGTTCGCGGCACGGTCGCCGTCGAGCGAGATCCCGACCTTGACGTCGAATTCCTTGAGGACATCAAGGCGTTCTCGATCGAGTCGCACGCCGTTGGTCTGGATGCGCAGATCGGGGTCGGTGACCGGGGCCAAGGTCCGCCTGAGTTCCGCGCAGATGCGGCGCAGCCGGGCCGGTCCCACAAGAAGGGGTTCGCCACCGTGCAGGATGACCGTGACGGATGCGAGCTTCTTCCGGACGGCGTACTCGGCCAATCGGCGGGCGGCCTGACGGAGCGTCTCCTCGGCGATGAAGGGGGGTCGTCCCCGCCAGCTCTGGTCCGCGTGTTCGTACACGTAACAGTGGTCGCAGGCCAGGTCGCATCTGCTGTGTATCTTGAGGATCAGTTCCTGGATGGGCATGGCCGTCACTCCCACTCCTCGCAGCCTGCGACTTCGCGAATCGCTGGGGGCTCATGGCCGGGGCCCCGGCCCCCCGGATGGCACAGGAGAGTTCGAGCCGTGGCGCATGCGGGGCTAGAGGGCCGAGTTGAACGTGCCAGACGGGGTGGCGCGGTCTCCGGGGACGTCAGTCACTCGTGCGACGAACCGCCTGACCTTGGCGTCCTGAGGGCCGATCGCCGACAGCCGCGTTGGTGTACCAACGGGCGGCTGAGCAGTGGCCGACCCGTTTGTGGTGTTGCTGTCCGACGGGATCATCTCTATGTGTGTCACCTAGGTTCGAGGCCGGAGCGCAGCTCGCGAGGCGGCGGAGGTCCGGCGCTGGAGTCAGGGAGGTGCAGGACGATGTGCAAGAAGAGCAAGGGCCGCACGGCCATCTTCGCAGTTCCTCGGTGAAGTGGGCAATGCGTACAGCGTCGCTCCGGCCCACCTCGCGCCGAGCGTCAGTTGCCTCGGCCGAGTGCCCTGCGGCCGAGGTCGTAGAGCATGCCGCTCACGGACAACGTGACCAGAGGCCAGGCCACTTCCGGTGGTATGTACCCCGCGCCGATCGCGATCATGAGGCCTGTGCCCCCTCCTGCTGCGGTGACAGTCGTGACGCGGGGGAACGGCGGGATGGGGACAGTCACGCGACGCCATCCATCGCGGGGTGGCGGGTCGGTGTTCGCGGACTCGGGCTCACCGCGCACGCGTTCGGTCCGGATGTTCTTCGCGCGACTCTTCGGGATCTGTCGCGGATGGGAACTGGAGGACAAGGGTCGTCTCCCTCCATATGCTTGACGGTCCAACCTGCCTGGCTCGCAGGGATTTCGCCGCTTTCTATCACGTGGCCACCTGGCCACGCGGCCTTGTGTGCCGGAACGACAAGGGGCGGCCTGGCGTAATCTCTTGATTGACGAGAGCATGACCGTTCCGTTGGCTCCCGGCATCCGTACGAGGTGTGCATGGCTGCGACGCCCGGCCCCAGCACCACGGTGAGTGATCGAGACCTGTCCCCGCTGTTCCGTGTCAGCGATGAGAAGGCGCTGACCCATCAGGGTGAGTCATTCCGGGTGGTCCGTAGGCAGCTGATCGTCCTGCTGCTCGCCACGGCGACCGCCTCGCTGGCCGAACGGGTGGGCAGCCGTTCCCTGTCGGCCGTCGCTGCCGTGTTCTACGCCCTGACGGTCGGGATCGGCCTCTACGCCTCCCGCCGCCGTGCCCGGGCGCAATGGCAGGCCCACCGCGCCGCCGCCGAGGTGGTCAAGTCGCTGGCCTGGCAGTTCATGGTCCACGGCGGGCCGTTCCACTCCCGGCTCGTCAACCCCGAGGCCCTCTTCGCCGAACGCCTGGAGGAACGCCTCAGCGAACTGCGGAAGGTGGGGTGGGAGGACCCGCGCGAGAACCTCACCGAACGCGGGCTCGGGCAGATCACGCCCATGATGCGCACCGTGCGCGCCAAACCCTTCGCCACCAGGCGCGACATCTATCTCCGCGACCGGGTCATGGAACAACTCGCCTGGTACGGCAACAAGGCCGGGCAGGCCCACCGCGCCTCCGTGCGCTGGTCGGGCGTGACGACCTTCCTGACGCTGCTGGCGCTCCTCGCCGCCGTG
Encoded proteins:
- a CDS encoding DUF4231 domain-containing protein; amino-acid sequence: MAATPGPSTTVSDRDLSPLFRVSDEKALTHQGESFRVVRRQLIVLLLATATASLAERVGSRSLSAVAAVFYALTVGIGLYASRRRARAQWQAHRAAAEVVKSLAWQFMVHGGPFHSRLVNPEALFAERLEERLSELRKVGWEDPRENLTERGLGQITPMMRTVRAKPFATRRDIYLRDRVMEQLAWYGNKAGQAHRASVRWSGVTTFLTLLALLAAVLRAAGVIGGRWDPTGVLSAAAAAGVAWQEVRRHRPLTYAHSLVEQDLDTLRVAMGTTVTEDGWADAVAEAERLVSPQHTDWLVRFGS
- the fxsBH gene encoding radical SAM/SPASM protein FxsBH, inactivated beta-hydroxylase extension form: MPIQELILKIHSRCDLACDHCYVYEHADQSWRGRPPFIAEETLRQAARRLAEYAVRKKLASVTVILHGGEPLLVGPARLRRICAELRRTLAPVTDPDLRIQTNGVRLDRERLDVLKEFDVKVGISLDGDRAANDRHRRDHRGRSSYERVLRGLELLRLPEYEHLFQGLLCTVDLANDPVAVHDALTALAPPRIDYLLPHATWEAPPPGRVGTPTPYADWLLGVFDRWEAQGRPMPVRVFASVLSTLRGGPSLTESMGLAPADLAVIETDGTFEQADSLKTAYDGAPATGYDVFRHGFEEFARHPGVRARQSGIAGVSETCRRCPVVESCGGGLYAHRYSAERGFDNPSVYCADLRSFIEGVAERITERGLAPAVTDADALRLAHLELDRALLAGLNAHLTGHPDWDRAWRLLVRLDSDDATTRHLDTVLSHPYLRPSLLRSRQGPMDLPRFMAAAAAAAVRARAEVTLAWDQSDPVVHLPTLGTIRLSRPGRVEFTVSGDGFQIRGTDPGRAGAREDEDGADWRPLESLLLTSGPSLLLDDADPYRDCYPAPATPPLSPSDLDAFRERLRAAYSLLDRRDPCWRQGINAPATTTITPLAARAGLRLGAGGSGALGVAVDFGQEEFVRELPRLGRRARLTALRQVADLNVPGNRAGRLLDMASEHIGKAAPPSPRAAEARERAKRVLDELSALSASELTESGAYLANEMRREWTALHD